DNA sequence from the Microtus ochrogaster isolate Prairie Vole_2 chromosome 2, MicOch1.0, whole genome shotgun sequence genome:
TAGCTAACAAATGACTTCAGGATGCTGTGTACTTCTATGACCTGACTTATTTTACTGTAATGACATTATTGTGCCTACACTTCTAATGGTAACAGACTTACTAGAACTGTCCTTGGAGCCTTTATAAAGGCAATACAGTTAGGACTTACATCCTGAAATTTACATACTTTGAATGTGCTTCATAATCTGCCCACTTACTGTCGCTTTGATTTGTACTCTCTTATCTTGTCCACGAAGAGTTTCTGTACCGGATCAAGTTCCTTATTAAACGCCACCGCTGTAACACCAATGTTCCTCCTCAGGTTCACAGAGACTGCCGACCGAAGGAGCGAGGACAGCCTGAAGATTCTCTGAAGAATCATGGTGAGTCTCTGGTACTAGACAAGCATCAGAAGATTATGTACTTTTCATAAATCACCTGAACTACATCACATGGCAAGACCTAATTCTATGGATTAAGTTATAGAACTACTGTATACTGGACCCAGGCTGTGACTGGCCAGTCACAGTTACATGGAATGACCCTTCCGCTTTTTACTGAAAAGCTCAAGGACATAGGAACAGTT
Encoded proteins:
- the Atp5pf gene encoding ATP synthase-coupling factor 6, mitochondrial → MILQRIFRLSSLLRSAVSVNLRRNIGVTAVAFNKELDPVQKLFVDKIREYKSKRQTSGGPVDAGPEYQQDLDKELFKLKQMFGKGDMNTFPTFKFEDPKFEVFDKPQS